The Mucilaginibacter sp. PAMB04168 genome contains the following window.
GATATACATTAAAGGTTTTACGGGTATGTGCTGGTACCTTAATTTCAAATCCAACCAGGATAGTGCCGGGGTTAAGGGCATCGTAGTTGTGCGGCGGATCAGTTCCCCAGGTTTGCAACGTGACTCCTTCTACACCATCTACCTGTAGTTTAAGCTTTTTGCCGTTACTGGCAAGCCAAAGGCTATTACCCTCAACAGAAGCCACCTTAGCCGGGGTAAGCATAGCCCACCTAATGGTGCATTCCTTGTCGCCGGTTTCAATTTCGTCTCGTACTACGACGTATTGCTTGTCTATTATTGCAATGCCACGCTCGGCTTTGTTCAAGTCTTCATGGTATACCGAGGTAAGGTCCATTACAGCATACATGTTCAAAGGATTATCTGATGCCTTTTTCAGGTGCGCATCGCCCTGAACGGCTTGCTTATGCCCGTTCACCGTAAGTGTGCTGTGCGATAAATTAGAATACCTAAAAACATCCCAGCGCTGCGAATTTTGACCCATCTCCCATATGCTCAATCCTGCCGATTCCAAAGAATTGTATTGCTGCATCCCCAAATCGGCCGACCAACGGGTGCCGCCAAAATCGGCGACAAACGAACCAACATCCATGTGTCCGTGGCTAACCGAGGGGCTACCGCCTTTAAAGCCAACGTAAATACCATTGTATCTGCGCCAGTCGGTACGCATGATGGCTACCTGGTTTTCACCTTGTGCCTGCCACATTAGGTCTGCTGGCGCTTTAATAGCATCGGCGTTTGTGTTACCTGCCCAAATCATGGCCGCAGGTAGCAGCCGGTTTGTTTTGGCATTAAATTTTGATGTTTGCAGATAACCTTTTTCCACAAACAGCAATGAGGGGTCATTTAATTTATTGGCAAACCAAAACATGGCCGGCTGCAAGCCTTCAACACCCCCGGCGTCAGAGTAGTTAAAAGGTATACCCGAAACACCAATGAGCTGCTGGTAAAAAGCCGCCGTTTTCATAAACCCGGGCTGCCCGCTTAAATTAAAATCGGTACCAAAAACTTTTTCAATTGCGCTGATGAGAAATACATTGTAAGAAGTACCGTACCCCCAGTAGC
Protein-coding sequences here:
- a CDS encoding heparinase II/III family protein; protein product: MFIEVSPAAQAAKKTKYCSFIALKACALVLFLSVSALAQPVIDTTKFGQHPRLLLSKNDEERIKTLIKQDTLWRNVHQSIITECDAMLMAYPQERTLIGRRLLQVSREALRRVFFLSYAWRITGQKKYLKRGEEELLAVSSFPDWNPDHFLDVAEMTMATAIGYDWLYSGLSPKSRATISKAIIEKGLQTSMNSKYNGWLRASNNWNQVCNGGLTFGAIAVYENQPQLSVNIISRAITSVQTPMKEYAPDGNYKEGYSYWGYGTSYNVFLISAIEKVFGTDFNLSGQPGFMKTAAFYQQLIGVSGIPFNYSDAGGVEGLQPAMFWFANKLNDPSLLFVEKGYLQTSKFNAKTNRLLPAAMIWAGNTNADAIKAPADLMWQAQGENQVAIMRTDWRRYNGIYVGFKGGSPSVSHGHMDVGSFVADFGGTRWSADLGMQQYNSLESAGLSIWEMGQNSQRWDVFRYSNLSHSTLTVNGHKQAVQGDAHLKKASDNPLNMYAVMDLTSVYHEDLNKAERGIAIIDKQYVVVRDEIETGDKECTIRWAMLTPAKVASVEGNSLWLASNGKKLKLQVDGVEGVTLQTWGTDPPHNYDALNPGTILVGFEIKVPAHTRKTFNVYLLPASKGMPPKPTTELKNW